One Apium graveolens cultivar Ventura unplaced genomic scaffold, ASM990537v1 ctg7973, whole genome shotgun sequence genomic region harbors:
- the LOC141704548 gene encoding uncharacterized protein LOC141704548, giving the protein MDKASETQTQVSESQSQGSETQKKKKVLWRCELITKTFLEACIEEVIASGTLGSNLKPHSWIKAGKILKKTHNFEVDARQMRNRYDYLRSRYVAWCRLKSKTGNHYDPTTNTFNFSEEEWDQLKKGNKIVDTLKTHI; this is encoded by the exons ATGGACAAAGCTAGTGAAACCCAAACTCAAGTTAGTGAGAGTCAAAGTCAAGGTAGCGAAactcaaaaaaagaaaaaagtatTGTGGAGGTGTGAACTTATAACTAAAACATTTCTGGAAGCATGCATTGAGGAAGTTATAGCTAGTGGCACGCTAGGTAGTAACCTTAAGCCGCATTCATGGATAAAAGCGGGAAAAATTCTTAAGAAAACCCACAACTTTGAGGTTGACGCTAGACAGATGAGAAACCGATATGATTACCTAAGATCCCGATATGTTGCTTGGTGTCGACTCAAATCCAAAACTGGGAATCATTATGATCCGACAACTAATACATTCAACTTCTCAGAAGAAGAATGGGATCAACTTAAAAAG GGAAATAAGATCGTGGACACATTAAAAACCCACATTTGA